The following proteins are encoded in a genomic region of Populus trichocarpa isolate Nisqually-1 chromosome 13, P.trichocarpa_v4.1, whole genome shotgun sequence:
- the LOC18108927 gene encoding putative receptor protein kinase ZmPK1 produces the protein MYLKVPKTSLPIQETGLDCSSTVVKQLNRTYTKHQENASLKYVVRFAMVVGSVELGVIFIVRCFFIRTHRISSAGTQNHHRITTGFRKFTLSELKKATQGFSKEIGRGAGGVVYRGMLSDHRIAAVKRLHDAYQGEAEFQAEVSTIGKLNHMNLTEMWGYCAEGKHRLLVYKYMEHGSLAEQLSSNSLGWEKRFDIAVGTAKGLAYLHEECLEWVLHCDVKPQNILLDSNYQPKVSDFGLSRPLKRGGQGNKGFSKIRGTRGYMAPEWVFNLPITSKVDVYSYGMVLLEMISGKCPAEEIENRRLVTWVREKMKQATEMSSWIEMIIDPKLEGKYDKGRMEILFEVALKCVAEDRDERPTMSQVVEMLLHQENDSELV, from the coding sequence ATGTATCTGAAGGTGCCAAAAACCAGCTTGCCTATTCAAGAAACTGGGTTAGATTGCTCCAGCACAGTTGTCAAGCAGCTGAACAGAACATACACAAAACACCAAGAAAATGCATCACTAAAGTATGTTGTTCGGTTTGCGATGGTAGTTGGATCGGTTGAGCTCGGTGTCATTTTCATAGTGCGGTGCTTTTTTATAAGAACTCACCGGATCTCAAGCGCAGGTACGCAAAATCACCACAGAATTACCACTGGTTTCAGAAAATTCACCCTTTCAGAGCTAAAAAAGGCGACGCAAGGATTTAGCAAAGAGATTGGAAGAGGTGCTGGAGGAGTTGTTTACAGGGGCATGTTATCTGATCATAGAATAGCAGCCGTTAAGCGACTGCATGATGCTTACCAAGGAGAAGCAGAGTTCCAGGCAGAAGTTAGCACAATTGGGAAACTTAATCACATGAACTTGACAGAGATGTGGGGATATTGTGCAGAAGGAAAGCACAGGCTTTTGGTATACAAGTACATGGAGCATGGATCCTTGGCAGAACAACTCTCTTCCAATTCACTTGGTTGGGAAAAGAGGTTTGACATCGCAGTAGGGACTGCTAAAGGCCTTGCTTATTTACATGAAGAATGCCTAGAGTGGGTTTTACATTGTGATGTAAAGCCTCAGAACATACTTCTCGACAGCAACTACCAGCCAAAGGTGTCAGATTTTGGATTATCTCGGCCACTGAAAAGAGGTGGCCAAGGTAACAAAGGCTTCTCAAAGATAAGAGGAACTAGAGGTTACATGGCTCCGGAGTGGGTTTTCAATCTGCCTATCACCTCGAAAGTGGATGTTTATAGCTATGGCATGGTATTGCTGGAGATGATCAGTGGAAAGTGTCCAGCAGAGGAGATAGAGAACAGGAGGCTGGTTACATGGGTGAGAGAAAAGATGAAGCAAGCTACTGAAATGAGCTCTTGGATAGAAATGATCATAGACCCCAAATTGGAAGGAAAATATGACAAGGGTAGGATGGAAATCCTGTTTGAGGTGGCTCTAAAATGTGTAGCTGAAGACAGAGATGAGAGACCAACAATGAGCCAAGTAGTTGAAATGCTTTTGCACCAGGAAAATGATTCTGAACTTGTCTAA